A genome region from Pelodiscus sinensis isolate JC-2024 chromosome 27, ASM4963464v1, whole genome shotgun sequence includes the following:
- the RAB44 gene encoding ras-related protein Rab-44 isoform X5, whose translation MTDHAHTRLMKRNSRTAPFLCTYSAKLPGRNRGTNSLQRSCLHFAMSGPPPTGTSERVEPHIERAMEEHNMPARSRKLGSSRRKQMRGVSGGAMTAPIPEEQQFPPEIMEKIQDFFQECDKDQKGFITRADMQKLKREDFPCIAAELELIFDGLDTDRNGYLTTEEFTAGLKQFLNLQTATKAHRRRKTASRRVFMAPTDHSLEEADSEERKCFQAFMDQLGADNIFEDQSEIWGLWVKLRQDEPQLLGNLEEFLAKMTNRIKDTRREKVTLELTLNKRVTDHNREVQQLYEETEQQIKQEKQRLQHESKARTHLHTTEMQRALDIVDSEVQRVLLAQSELETQFHSLSTKQFAAATENQRLKQNNQDLENQLQQIHIQLQETQGHLGAMRGKVSWLHSEEQSDRPLAEATQELPLPSQDSLNKDETSCSEKQISLASQQSGDTSDSSHQLAPCSVSVAPEADPGQRTRVISIEEDPFPEFMKEGDSFFQQELSSQSSLLRELNDAIAALHKGSDPHIPQMDDLPQGDASVPSAGKGRDSEQRLKWVRESEHQVLSGNDNEPKALPNTLSDLSPNQAPSQGETLKQGLTQAESCAQEGKQPGASEPATPDETQQLRPRDPLCTTASKPTMQISFHKKSPPKGGILQPDGWQPGVSEQTVPDEIQKWGSMTRDVLLADMWLFAASEQRQLEEKAPEMKVPEKTFEQSETLREETTPTYLPYVGALQEEGIENEGGEALLGASQLGVRTQAKTQLQSTGKPEVIRAEGPRGDTAICQWEEKEESSVKASKDAVPKSGGQQYQANVTPEQPGRAEISPDPDHLYNVLFVGDSNVGKTSFLYRLHEDSFNPNLTATVGVDYRVKNLFVDNKCFALRLWDTAGQERYHSVTKQFFRKADGVVLMYDVTSAYSFADVRYWLTCIQEGAGDGIVILLLGNKTDCGAERQVSTEEGEHMAKVTESSRRQIKNRSGRCTKAT comes from the exons ATGACAGATCACGCCCACACCAGGTTGATGAAACGTAACAGCAGAACAGCCCCCTTCCTTTGTACTTACAGTGCCAAACTTCCAGGAAGAAACAGGGGAACCAACTCACTTCAGAGAAGTTGCCTGCACTTTGCAATGTCTGGGCCCCCTCCCACAGGCACGTCTGAAAG GGTTGAGCCACACATTGAACGAGCCATGGAGGAGCATAACATGCCTGCCAGGAGCAGGAAGCTGGGCTCCAGCCGACGAAAGCAGATGCGAGGCGTGTCTGGGGGTGCAATGACGGCCCCAATCCCGGAGGAGCAGCAGTTCCCACCCGAAATAATGGAAAAGATTCAGGATTTCTTCCAAGAATGTGACAAGGACCAGAAAGGTTTTATCACACGCGCCGACATGCAG AAGCTGAAGAGGGAGGATTTCCCATGCATCGCAGCGGAGCTGGAGCTCATCTTTGATGGTCTCGACACAGACAGGAACGGCTATTTAACTACAGAGGAATTCACCGCAGGGCTCA AGCAGTTCCTGAACTTGCAGACTGCCACAAAGGCAcacaggaggaggaagactgCATCCAGGAGGGTGTTCATGGCCCCCACGGACCACTCCTTGGAAGAAGCAGACAGCGAGGAAAGGAAATGCTTCCAAGCCTTCATGGACCAACTGGGAGCAGACAATATCTTTGAAGA CCAATCAGAGATTTGGGGGCTCTGGGTGAAGCTCCGACAAGACGAGCCTCAGCTGTTGGGGAACCTGGAGGAATTCTTGGCCAAGATGACAAACCGGATCAAGGACACTCGGCGCGAAAAGGTGACACTGGAGCTGACCTTGAACAA AAGGGTCACTGACCACAACCGGGAGGTGCAGCAGCTGTATGAGGAAACGGAGCAACAAATCAAGCAGGAGAAGCAGCGCCTGCAGCATGAG AGTAAAGCCAGGACTCACCTGCACACCACGGAGATGCAGAGAGCACTAGACATTGTGGACAGTGAAGTGCAGCGCGTACTCTTGGCTCAAAGCGAG CTTGAGACCCAGTTCCACAGCCTAAGCACCAAGCAGTTTGCTGCCGCCACCGAGAACCAGAGGCTGAAACAAAACAACCAGGACCTGGAGAACCAGCTGCAGCAAATCCACATACAGCTGCAAGAGACCCAAGGGCATCTGGGTGCTATGAGGGGCAAGGTATCTTGGCTGCACAGTGAGGAGCAGAG CGACAGGCCATTGGCTGAGGCAACGCAGGAGCTCCCTCTGCCTTCCCAG GATTCGTTGAACAAGGATGAAACGTCCTGCTCTGAAAAACAGATTAGTCTTGCATCCCAGCAGAGTGGCGATACATCAGACAGCTCCCATCAGCT GGCACCATGCAGTGTTTCGGTTGCTCCTGAAGCTGATCCAGGACAGAGGACAAGAGTAATCTCCATAGAGGAAGACCCCTTCCCAGAGTTTATGAAAGAGGGAGACTCATTCTTCCAGCAGGAACTTTCAAGCCAAAGCTCACTGCTCAGGGAACTGAACGATGCAATAGCAGCTCTGCACAAGGGGTCTGACCCACACATACCGCAGATGGATGATCTACCGCAAGGGGATGCATCTGTGCCCTCAGCTGGAAAAGGCAGAGATTCCGAGCAAAGGCTCAAGTGGGTCAGAGAGTCCGAGCACCAGGTGCTCTCAGGAAATGACAATGAACCGAAGGCCCTGCCTAACACACTTTCAGACCTGTCCCCCAATCAGGCTCCATCACAAGGAGAGACTCTGAAACAGGGACTAACTCAAGCAGAATCTTGTGCTCAGGAGGGAAAGCAGCCTGGGGCTTCGGAGCCAGCAACACCTGACGAGACTCAACAACTAAGGCCAAGAGATCCTCTTTGTACCACTGCTTCCAAGCCCACAATGCAAATCTCCTTTCACAAGAAGAGCCCACCCAAGGGAGGCATTCTCCAGCCGGATGGCTGGCAGCCTGGTGTTTCAGAGCAGACAGTGCCAGATGAAATTCAGAAGTGGGGATCAATGACGAGAGATGTGCTCCTGGCAGACATGTGGCTGTTTGCTGCTTCGGAGCAGAGGCAGCTGGAGGAAAAGGCTCCAGAAATGAAAGTGCCAGAGAAGACATTTGAGCAGAGTGAGACACTGAGAGAGGAGACCACACCAACTTATCTCCCTTATGTGGGAGCCCTGCAGGAGGAAGGTATAGAAAATGAAGGAGGGGAAGCCCTTCTCGGAGCTAGTCAGCTGGGGGTTAGGACCCAGGCCAAGACACAGCTGCAAAGCACTGGGAAGCCAGAAGTGATACGGGCAGAGGGACCACGAGGAGACACAGCTATTTGTCaatgggaggagaaggaagagagcagcgTGAAAGCGAGCAAGGACGCAGTCCCCAAATCAGGGGGCCAACAGTACCAAGCTAATGTGACACCAGAGCAGCCAGGCAGAGCTGAGATCAGCCCTGATCCAGACCATCTTTATAACGTGTTGTTTGTGGGAGACTCGAACGTTGGCAAAACGTCCTTTCTGTACCGATTACATGAGGATTCCTTCAACCCAAACCTCACTGCCACTGTAG GAGTGGATTATCGGGTCAAAAACCTTTTTGTGGACAACAAGTGCTTTGCTCTACGCCTGTGGGACACAGCTGGCCAGGAGAG GTACCATAGCGTCACCAAGCAGTTCTTCCGAAAAGCGGACGGAGTGGTGTTGATGTATGATGTCACTTCAGCATACTCCTTCGCAGACGTGCGGTACTGGCTGACTTGCATCCAG GAAGGAGCAGGAGATGGAATTGTCATCCTTCTACTTGGTAACAAAACAGACTGTGGTGCAGAAAGACAGGTATCAACTGAAGAGGGCGAACACATGGCTAAG
- the RAB44 gene encoding ras-related protein Rab-44 isoform X4: MTDHAHTRLMKRNSRTAPFLCTYSAKLPGRNRGTNSLQRSCLHFAMSGPPPTGTSERVEPHIERAMEEHNMPARSRKLGSSRRKQMRGVSGGAMTAPIPEEQQFPPEIMEKIQDFFQECDKDQKGFITRADMQKLKREDFPCIAAELELIFDGLDTDRNGYLTTEEFTAGLKQFLNLQTATKAHRRRKTASRRVFMAPTDHSLEEADSEERKCFQAFMDQLGADNIFEDQSEIWGLWVKLRQDEPQLLGNLEEFLAKMTNRIKDTRREKVTLELTLNKVTDHNREVQQLYEETEQQIKQEKQRLQHELETQFHSLSTKQFAAATENQRLKQNNQDLENQLQQIHIQLQETQGHLGAMRGKVSWLHSEEQSDRPLAEATQELPLPSQDSLNKDETSCSEKQISLASQQSGDTSDSSHQLAPCSVSVAPEADPGQRTRVISIEEDPFPEFMKEGDSFFQQELSSQSSLLRELNDAIAALHKGSDPHIPQMDDLPQGDASVPSAGKGRDSEQRLKWVRESEHQVLSGNDNEPKALPNTLSDLSPNQAPSQGETLKQGLTQAESCAQEGKQPGASEPATPDETQQLRPRDPLCTTASKPTMQISFHKKSPPKGGILQPDGWQPGVSEQTVPDEIQKWGSMTRDVLLADMWLFAASEQRQLEEKAPEMKVPEKTFEQSETLREETTPTYLPYVGALQEEGIENEGGEALLGASQLGVRTQAKTQLQSTGKPEVIRAEGPRGDTAICQWEEKEESSVKASKDAVPKSGGQQYQANVTPEQPGRAEISPDPDHLYNVLFVGDSNVGKTSFLYRLHEDSFNPNLTATVGVDYRVKNLFVDNKCFALRLWDTAGQERYHSVTKQFFRKADGVVLMYDVTSAYSFADVRYWLTCIQEGAGDGIVILLLGNKTDCGAERQVSTEEGEHMAKEYELLFYECSAASGHQVSESMFGLARSLKAHEDRLKTEVVDVPKPPKKKRGCCG, translated from the exons ATGACAGATCACGCCCACACCAGGTTGATGAAACGTAACAGCAGAACAGCCCCCTTCCTTTGTACTTACAGTGCCAAACTTCCAGGAAGAAACAGGGGAACCAACTCACTTCAGAGAAGTTGCCTGCACTTTGCAATGTCTGGGCCCCCTCCCACAGGCACGTCTGAAAG GGTTGAGCCACACATTGAACGAGCCATGGAGGAGCATAACATGCCTGCCAGGAGCAGGAAGCTGGGCTCCAGCCGACGAAAGCAGATGCGAGGCGTGTCTGGGGGTGCAATGACGGCCCCAATCCCGGAGGAGCAGCAGTTCCCACCCGAAATAATGGAAAAGATTCAGGATTTCTTCCAAGAATGTGACAAGGACCAGAAAGGTTTTATCACACGCGCCGACATGCAG AAGCTGAAGAGGGAGGATTTCCCATGCATCGCAGCGGAGCTGGAGCTCATCTTTGATGGTCTCGACACAGACAGGAACGGCTATTTAACTACAGAGGAATTCACCGCAGGGCTCA AGCAGTTCCTGAACTTGCAGACTGCCACAAAGGCAcacaggaggaggaagactgCATCCAGGAGGGTGTTCATGGCCCCCACGGACCACTCCTTGGAAGAAGCAGACAGCGAGGAAAGGAAATGCTTCCAAGCCTTCATGGACCAACTGGGAGCAGACAATATCTTTGAAGA CCAATCAGAGATTTGGGGGCTCTGGGTGAAGCTCCGACAAGACGAGCCTCAGCTGTTGGGGAACCTGGAGGAATTCTTGGCCAAGATGACAAACCGGATCAAGGACACTCGGCGCGAAAAGGTGACACTGGAGCTGACCTTGAACAA GGTCACTGACCACAACCGGGAGGTGCAGCAGCTGTATGAGGAAACGGAGCAACAAATCAAGCAGGAGAAGCAGCGCCTGCAGCATGAG CTTGAGACCCAGTTCCACAGCCTAAGCACCAAGCAGTTTGCTGCCGCCACCGAGAACCAGAGGCTGAAACAAAACAACCAGGACCTGGAGAACCAGCTGCAGCAAATCCACATACAGCTGCAAGAGACCCAAGGGCATCTGGGTGCTATGAGGGGCAAGGTATCTTGGCTGCACAGTGAGGAGCAGAG CGACAGGCCATTGGCTGAGGCAACGCAGGAGCTCCCTCTGCCTTCCCAG GATTCGTTGAACAAGGATGAAACGTCCTGCTCTGAAAAACAGATTAGTCTTGCATCCCAGCAGAGTGGCGATACATCAGACAGCTCCCATCAGCT GGCACCATGCAGTGTTTCGGTTGCTCCTGAAGCTGATCCAGGACAGAGGACAAGAGTAATCTCCATAGAGGAAGACCCCTTCCCAGAGTTTATGAAAGAGGGAGACTCATTCTTCCAGCAGGAACTTTCAAGCCAAAGCTCACTGCTCAGGGAACTGAACGATGCAATAGCAGCTCTGCACAAGGGGTCTGACCCACACATACCGCAGATGGATGATCTACCGCAAGGGGATGCATCTGTGCCCTCAGCTGGAAAAGGCAGAGATTCCGAGCAAAGGCTCAAGTGGGTCAGAGAGTCCGAGCACCAGGTGCTCTCAGGAAATGACAATGAACCGAAGGCCCTGCCTAACACACTTTCAGACCTGTCCCCCAATCAGGCTCCATCACAAGGAGAGACTCTGAAACAGGGACTAACTCAAGCAGAATCTTGTGCTCAGGAGGGAAAGCAGCCTGGGGCTTCGGAGCCAGCAACACCTGACGAGACTCAACAACTAAGGCCAAGAGATCCTCTTTGTACCACTGCTTCCAAGCCCACAATGCAAATCTCCTTTCACAAGAAGAGCCCACCCAAGGGAGGCATTCTCCAGCCGGATGGCTGGCAGCCTGGTGTTTCAGAGCAGACAGTGCCAGATGAAATTCAGAAGTGGGGATCAATGACGAGAGATGTGCTCCTGGCAGACATGTGGCTGTTTGCTGCTTCGGAGCAGAGGCAGCTGGAGGAAAAGGCTCCAGAAATGAAAGTGCCAGAGAAGACATTTGAGCAGAGTGAGACACTGAGAGAGGAGACCACACCAACTTATCTCCCTTATGTGGGAGCCCTGCAGGAGGAAGGTATAGAAAATGAAGGAGGGGAAGCCCTTCTCGGAGCTAGTCAGCTGGGGGTTAGGACCCAGGCCAAGACACAGCTGCAAAGCACTGGGAAGCCAGAAGTGATACGGGCAGAGGGACCACGAGGAGACACAGCTATTTGTCaatgggaggagaaggaagagagcagcgTGAAAGCGAGCAAGGACGCAGTCCCCAAATCAGGGGGCCAACAGTACCAAGCTAATGTGACACCAGAGCAGCCAGGCAGAGCTGAGATCAGCCCTGATCCAGACCATCTTTATAACGTGTTGTTTGTGGGAGACTCGAACGTTGGCAAAACGTCCTTTCTGTACCGATTACATGAGGATTCCTTCAACCCAAACCTCACTGCCACTGTAG GAGTGGATTATCGGGTCAAAAACCTTTTTGTGGACAACAAGTGCTTTGCTCTACGCCTGTGGGACACAGCTGGCCAGGAGAG GTACCATAGCGTCACCAAGCAGTTCTTCCGAAAAGCGGACGGAGTGGTGTTGATGTATGATGTCACTTCAGCATACTCCTTCGCAGACGTGCGGTACTGGCTGACTTGCATCCAG GAAGGAGCAGGAGATGGAATTGTCATCCTTCTACTTGGTAACAAAACAGACTGTGGTGCAGAAAGACAGGTATCAACTGAAGAGGGCGAACACATGGCTAAG
- the RAB44 gene encoding ras-related protein Rab-44 isoform X2 produces MTDHAHTRLMKRNSRTAPFLCTYSAKLPGRNRGTNSLQRSCLHFAMSGPPPTGTSERVEPHIERAMEEHNMPARSRKLGSSRRKQMRGVSGGAMTAPIPEEQQFPPEIMEKIQDFFQECDKDQKGFITRADMQKLKREDFPCIAAELELIFDGLDTDRNGYLTTEEFTAGLKQFLNLQTATKAHRRRKTASRRVFMAPTDHSLEEADSEERKCFQAFMDQLGADNIFEDQSEIWGLWVKLRQDEPQLLGNLEEFLAKMTNRIKDTRREKVTLELTLNKVTDHNREVQQLYEETEQQIKQEKQRLQHESKARTHLHTTEMQRALDIVDSEVQRVLLAQSELETQFHSLSTKQFAAATENQRLKQNNQDLENQLQQIHIQLQETQGHLGAMRGKVSWLHSEEQSDRPLAEATQELPLPSQDSLNKDETSCSEKQISLASQQSGDTSDSSHQLAPCSVSVAPEADPGQRTRVISIEEDPFPEFMKEGDSFFQQELSSQSSLLRELNDAIAALHKGSDPHIPQMDDLPQGDASVPSAGKGRDSEQRLKWVRESEHQVLSGNDNEPKALPNTLSDLSPNQAPSQGETLKQGLTQAESCAQEGKQPGASEPATPDETQQLRPRDPLCTTASKPTMQISFHKKSPPKGGILQPDGWQPGVSEQTVPDEIQKWGSMTRDVLLADMWLFAASEQRQLEEKAPEMKVPEKTFEQSETLREETTPTYLPYVGALQEEGIENEGGEALLGASQLGVRTQAKTQLQSTGKPEVIRAEGPRGDTAICQWEEKEESSVKASKDAVPKSGGQQYQANVTPEQPGRAEISPDPDHLYNVLFVGDSNVGKTSFLYRLHEDSFNPNLTATVGVDYRVKNLFVDNKCFALRLWDTAGQERYHSVTKQFFRKADGVVLMYDVTSAYSFADVRYWLTCIQEGAGDGIVILLLGNKTDCGAERQVSTEEGEHMAKEYELLFYECSAASGHQVSESMFGLARSLKAHEDRLKTEVVDVPKPPKKKRGCCG; encoded by the exons ATGACAGATCACGCCCACACCAGGTTGATGAAACGTAACAGCAGAACAGCCCCCTTCCTTTGTACTTACAGTGCCAAACTTCCAGGAAGAAACAGGGGAACCAACTCACTTCAGAGAAGTTGCCTGCACTTTGCAATGTCTGGGCCCCCTCCCACAGGCACGTCTGAAAG GGTTGAGCCACACATTGAACGAGCCATGGAGGAGCATAACATGCCTGCCAGGAGCAGGAAGCTGGGCTCCAGCCGACGAAAGCAGATGCGAGGCGTGTCTGGGGGTGCAATGACGGCCCCAATCCCGGAGGAGCAGCAGTTCCCACCCGAAATAATGGAAAAGATTCAGGATTTCTTCCAAGAATGTGACAAGGACCAGAAAGGTTTTATCACACGCGCCGACATGCAG AAGCTGAAGAGGGAGGATTTCCCATGCATCGCAGCGGAGCTGGAGCTCATCTTTGATGGTCTCGACACAGACAGGAACGGCTATTTAACTACAGAGGAATTCACCGCAGGGCTCA AGCAGTTCCTGAACTTGCAGACTGCCACAAAGGCAcacaggaggaggaagactgCATCCAGGAGGGTGTTCATGGCCCCCACGGACCACTCCTTGGAAGAAGCAGACAGCGAGGAAAGGAAATGCTTCCAAGCCTTCATGGACCAACTGGGAGCAGACAATATCTTTGAAGA CCAATCAGAGATTTGGGGGCTCTGGGTGAAGCTCCGACAAGACGAGCCTCAGCTGTTGGGGAACCTGGAGGAATTCTTGGCCAAGATGACAAACCGGATCAAGGACACTCGGCGCGAAAAGGTGACACTGGAGCTGACCTTGAACAA GGTCACTGACCACAACCGGGAGGTGCAGCAGCTGTATGAGGAAACGGAGCAACAAATCAAGCAGGAGAAGCAGCGCCTGCAGCATGAG AGTAAAGCCAGGACTCACCTGCACACCACGGAGATGCAGAGAGCACTAGACATTGTGGACAGTGAAGTGCAGCGCGTACTCTTGGCTCAAAGCGAG CTTGAGACCCAGTTCCACAGCCTAAGCACCAAGCAGTTTGCTGCCGCCACCGAGAACCAGAGGCTGAAACAAAACAACCAGGACCTGGAGAACCAGCTGCAGCAAATCCACATACAGCTGCAAGAGACCCAAGGGCATCTGGGTGCTATGAGGGGCAAGGTATCTTGGCTGCACAGTGAGGAGCAGAG CGACAGGCCATTGGCTGAGGCAACGCAGGAGCTCCCTCTGCCTTCCCAG GATTCGTTGAACAAGGATGAAACGTCCTGCTCTGAAAAACAGATTAGTCTTGCATCCCAGCAGAGTGGCGATACATCAGACAGCTCCCATCAGCT GGCACCATGCAGTGTTTCGGTTGCTCCTGAAGCTGATCCAGGACAGAGGACAAGAGTAATCTCCATAGAGGAAGACCCCTTCCCAGAGTTTATGAAAGAGGGAGACTCATTCTTCCAGCAGGAACTTTCAAGCCAAAGCTCACTGCTCAGGGAACTGAACGATGCAATAGCAGCTCTGCACAAGGGGTCTGACCCACACATACCGCAGATGGATGATCTACCGCAAGGGGATGCATCTGTGCCCTCAGCTGGAAAAGGCAGAGATTCCGAGCAAAGGCTCAAGTGGGTCAGAGAGTCCGAGCACCAGGTGCTCTCAGGAAATGACAATGAACCGAAGGCCCTGCCTAACACACTTTCAGACCTGTCCCCCAATCAGGCTCCATCACAAGGAGAGACTCTGAAACAGGGACTAACTCAAGCAGAATCTTGTGCTCAGGAGGGAAAGCAGCCTGGGGCTTCGGAGCCAGCAACACCTGACGAGACTCAACAACTAAGGCCAAGAGATCCTCTTTGTACCACTGCTTCCAAGCCCACAATGCAAATCTCCTTTCACAAGAAGAGCCCACCCAAGGGAGGCATTCTCCAGCCGGATGGCTGGCAGCCTGGTGTTTCAGAGCAGACAGTGCCAGATGAAATTCAGAAGTGGGGATCAATGACGAGAGATGTGCTCCTGGCAGACATGTGGCTGTTTGCTGCTTCGGAGCAGAGGCAGCTGGAGGAAAAGGCTCCAGAAATGAAAGTGCCAGAGAAGACATTTGAGCAGAGTGAGACACTGAGAGAGGAGACCACACCAACTTATCTCCCTTATGTGGGAGCCCTGCAGGAGGAAGGTATAGAAAATGAAGGAGGGGAAGCCCTTCTCGGAGCTAGTCAGCTGGGGGTTAGGACCCAGGCCAAGACACAGCTGCAAAGCACTGGGAAGCCAGAAGTGATACGGGCAGAGGGACCACGAGGAGACACAGCTATTTGTCaatgggaggagaaggaagagagcagcgTGAAAGCGAGCAAGGACGCAGTCCCCAAATCAGGGGGCCAACAGTACCAAGCTAATGTGACACCAGAGCAGCCAGGCAGAGCTGAGATCAGCCCTGATCCAGACCATCTTTATAACGTGTTGTTTGTGGGAGACTCGAACGTTGGCAAAACGTCCTTTCTGTACCGATTACATGAGGATTCCTTCAACCCAAACCTCACTGCCACTGTAG GAGTGGATTATCGGGTCAAAAACCTTTTTGTGGACAACAAGTGCTTTGCTCTACGCCTGTGGGACACAGCTGGCCAGGAGAG GTACCATAGCGTCACCAAGCAGTTCTTCCGAAAAGCGGACGGAGTGGTGTTGATGTATGATGTCACTTCAGCATACTCCTTCGCAGACGTGCGGTACTGGCTGACTTGCATCCAG GAAGGAGCAGGAGATGGAATTGTCATCCTTCTACTTGGTAACAAAACAGACTGTGGTGCAGAAAGACAGGTATCAACTGAAGAGGGCGAACACATGGCTAAG